The DNA segment TGGAGAGGCTTTTACTTGGGTGTGAACCTGGAGGACCTTGGGCtcctggaaaggaaaacaccTCAACTTAGTCCTTGTAGCTTCTGAGGCAATGAGACTTTAAAGGGACTGCCCCACcaacctttttttctctaattaaaGGTCACTTTGATAAGAGTGCTTGTGTATTTTACTTTCTCATGTTTAATACATGGGCAGGCTTCAATCCCTTTACAGCAGGGATTCAGCCCAAATTTGTTATGGAACTGAAGTTCTTAGTTGTGCCCTGCTTGCCCTGCAGCTGAAGTTACTCAGTCCTTTAGAATCGCCTTGCTTGGTGGTGTGAAATAGTTCGCGTTCCCACACCACGGCACCCAAGAGGAAAGGAGCTGAAGCTGATATGAAAAAGACCAGGAGCAATTTTTATCTTGGATGACAAACGTAGAAAAGTCAGAAGGTGGCTCCAATCCAATACAGTGCCTGCTTTGAGTGTTTTACAATCATCTGGTATCAGCAGAGAGACGAGTGTGCACTGGAGGGCAGCAGAGAGATAAGGCAACGTACAGAAGGTGGAGGATCTGGAAGGAGGCTTACTCCGTTCCCCTCCATTCGGGTCTCTGACcctgtgctttctctttctccctcctcacaTTGAGAAAAGTCATACTTCAACACAGAAAACTTGGCAGGTGATGCTTTGCTTCTGGAGTGTTAAATCGACTCCTACAAATGCACAGGTGGTACaatctgaaagagagaaaagtgctAGATTAGTTTCAGTTCATCTTGTATTTGCCTTTTACCTTGAGGTGTAACACTGCGGCCCCACTTCACCTCCTAGTCCAATCTCTACCTAGTACAGCCTTACCTTTTGGctattattctgctttttttagcttttcttttcgTGGCACAATTAATCTGCGAATGTAAGGCAGCACCAATAATAAGGTAAAGAACAGCACGTGGCCAAGGAAATAGATAGACCTGTACACCTgtaaagagaaaggcagagttAAGGATAGGCAAGAAGCTTTGAGACAGGAACATATGAGATGGGATGGTGGGTTGCTTGGGTTTTGTGGCTACTAAATACCTTCATCCATTTGTCCCAGGTGAAAAGGCAAAATGGCACCAGAGAGTAACCCATGAACATCCAGTGGTTGGCCTGCTGCAGCACGTAGAAGACAGGCCGCAAGGCAGTGATGGAGGCCAAAGTGCTTAGGGCAGGACTGTCCCGAACAAGGTTTATGAcctgaattaaagaaaaaacaattctcCTTGGCTGAATGTCCCAGGGCTCTGGGATGAGCTCTAGGACTGAAGTTATTTATCCAGCTgtgtaaaattaatttgagcAGGCAGTTAGTCTAAAAACGCAGCTAAGTATGTCATCTTGCTCaaagttttaattaaagaaatggTTTAAATATGGAATATTGTTCTCTCAGTACTGGGAGATTTAGCAGAGGCATTCAGCCTTCCCAGTCGCCCACCTCTTCTGCCCTCTACTCATACACCAGGTTCTCCACTTTTCTTGCTTCTGCAGTAAATTTATGGCTTCCCCACGCAGAAGCCAGTAACCTACTGAATTCTTGAGAACAGAACCATATCACGTTTGAAAGACAATTCCAAAGTGAGCAGCtattttccatatttaattTAAGTAGAGCTTTCAGCGTGGTAGTTCCCAGACTCAAAGGGAGAGGGCTAACGCAGGCCACCCCATTCCAGTAAGTCAGAGAAAGCGCACCTGTCTTTCAACGATGACTATCAGCAACTCCATCTGAAAGCACACCAGGTAGCCAGAGTGCAGCCCATGCCAAatagccaggaagaagagggcCAGTGCCTGCGACAGCAGTTTGTTACCCAGAAACTTCAGACGCTTGAAGATATAGctagagcagaaaagaaaaaacaaatcaaagtgCTCCTAGTTTATTGTCTgtctttccctctccatttcAGAGACGCAGGGCCCAGGGGACCATACCCTTTACACAAACTGTGGTGACAGAAATGGCACGACAGCTCCCCTTGCCAGGGCAAAATGTACTTCAGCCCTTGTCTTAGAGAAATCCCAGCGAGTGGGGAGAAAGTGGTTCAGCTGACAATGCACGCAGAAATGGTATTTTATAATTCAGTTCTGCGTTCCAGCAAGtgccaaaccaaaacccagttCAGTCTTTGCACAAGGTGTATCAAGAAGCGGGATGTAGGAACCAGCTGTCAGAGCAGTTCTGTGGCTGTCTGTTTGACCAGGCAGGCTGACGAGCTCCCTGTAGTCCTGTTCCAGCctctgcccttctgctgccATCAACTGCTTGCCTATGTTAATTGGCCACCCTTTTAGACAGATCTTTTCATTCAGTCTAACCCAGGAACTGCTTCAAATagcacagcagcaaaatgcagaaaaaaagaagtataagAACTCAAAACTGGCTGATTCTTCCCCTAATGCTCCCTCTCAGCCTAGGATCTTGGTTCTATTGACACAGACATTACTGACACACAATAGAAGGGAAATTTTGTCCTGCTCACCGAGCCACCCAAGCATTGGTGTTGATGTTAAAGGAAGCAATGGTCCCTGTGAACAAAGGTGTTGTCTCATACAACCAGACCTTCATGTTGGCACAGGCATTCCACAAAGGCTTTCCATTCTGGTCCTTCCCATTGTACCCCAGACCAACAAGGATGCAGACACCTTCCTGCGGAAAATGATTCACAAgaaagatgagaggaaaaaaatggccCTTTTTTTGGAAAGGCAGATGTGGGAAGCTCTGACTCTCATTGTGTAGAGTGGAGAGCACCACTGCAGATAGAACAAACGGATTAAAATCTGCCTGCTTTATAGCAGATATTTGGATTACTTCCATTTACTGCTAAGTCCAAGAGCAATACTGAGTGGCTGCAAAGGTGCGACCTTTGTTCATTTATCTTTTGTTTCTGGAATGACATCTAGACTCACCGTAACAAGCCAGCAAGTTACGTATTTGTAGAGTATAATTTTGCCCCAGATCAATATGTAACCGCAACGGAACCAGAAAGGCTTCTCCTGCAGAGATAAGAGTGAAAGAGAACGAAGATAAAACCCAGAGCTGAGTGGCGATAATGAGACAAGGCAGATGAGATCTCAtcactgttttttgttttaatatgatGTATGTCTTTGAGACTGCTATATGGATCGGACTGCCAGGCTATTGGCTTTTGCAAATTTACacatccttttccttcctttgctaaTATTTGGCTGTACTGAAGTAGGCACTTCGGGAAGACTGGGATTAGCGTGATCATTGTGAAATGTACACACTCGTTTATTTCTACTGACAGAAACACTGATGATTTGCAGGTAGACAGTGTCTTGTTAAGAGTTTTCCAAAGAACCTCAAAGATTCTGGTAAGCCTTGCAAGTTAGCTCTAGTGAAGTTTTTATGTAATAGATAAATGGAACGTCATTAAAACGTCACAAAATACACGTTAGGCTTCCAAAAACAACAGTAGCATTTAAGATTAATTACCTATTTGTAAAAGCTTTCACTTGGTTCAGTTCAGCTTACCGATTCCTGTTCTGCATCAAATGGAATCCACAGGACGGGCAGTAAAGCCCAACCAGTTGTAGAAAAGCTTATCACTAGTTGCTGACTTATCCTATATTTGAACTGAggcaaaactaaagaaaaattcCACTCCTGTAGATCTAGTTCCCACCAGAGAAGTGAAATTCTTCCACTCCCCAGAACTGCCAAATGAATACATACCATATACTCATCTGAGATGAGGTATTCGTCAGAGATGTACAGGCTCGACAAGGTATAGGTTACTAGAAACAAGAGACCCAAACTCAGGCGCTTGAGAGCAGGcacaaaactgagaaagaaaaatatgaaggtCAAAGGAAATACCTGGAAAGAGACCTTCAAACTcgtaatttaaaaaaaaagaagtggaaaggaggaggtggggatATAGCAGTAAGGAGTCACCACTTTCCACTGCAGCAGATGCATTTTGAAGCTGGAATGATAACATGACCAGGTTGGGACCGAGTCTGTACTAAAGATGTCAAATGGTTGTTGACATTCATACCCTGGTACGGCTCTCTGATTAATGCATTATGAGCAACTTTTGAAAGACTGCCTTCTCTTATAAATCACTTCTGGTCACAATACTTTAGTGTCCAGGTGAGAAAGCATTCTGCTGCAGGGAACATGTGGAGGATTCAGCATTCTAGGATCTTAGGAAAGTGAGGAGCTAAGTGGCTTTTTATTACCTATTGGGTCTCTGGCCTGGAACGTCAGTCATCTCACCCCTTGCCAGTCTCTGATAGTCTGTCATGGAGAACTGAGGCCCCACCATGAAGGCGCCATAGAAATAGGAGAATCCTGAGACCTCCAGCAAGGTAGGAACTCCCCGGACAGCAAATCGCCGCTGCTCAGGGGTCAGGAACTCCTGCACCAAAGGGAGTGGCATTAACATCATCCTGGGGGATCTCATACTAGCTGTGGATGTTATGGTCTCAGCCTTCCTCATTCATGGTCTCAGTTCTTGCTCTCCATGTATATCGAACTTTCCACCTTGTATTTCACATCCATTCCTCTCCCCAGCCCTCTCTATCACAAATCCCTCTAAAGAGTACAAAGACCCATTCGTTGAGACCAGTTGCACAGATTTCTGTTCCAAAATAAGCTCAAAATATGGAAGGGATCTATCGACACACATCTCTGCCAGCGCAGCAGGCATAGTAAAAGCACTGTATCTGACCTATTCCAGTCCCAGACTGTAACTGTATGTACTCCCCTAAGACCTTATTGTCTACTTCCTGATGCAAGAACTCATTGTCTTTAAATACTTGAAACTTCAGCTTAGGAAATTTCAGCTCAACCTTGTTTTCTTGCAGTCAGCATTGATTCCATGGATGCTAAGGTCTCGGTCAGGCCCCAAACAGAAGGGTAATACAGACACTCGAAGTAGGATTAAGAGACTGTAGCAAGGGTCCTGCCCTCTCCTACACATTGTGCTGTGCAACTTCTCTCACTGTTTCATCTGCTCTAAAAATCTGGACCCTAAAAAATGGTAAAGGGCAACCATTCACAAGGACGTGTTAAGactaaacaaaggaaaagtaaattgAACGGAGATCCAGTGCTGATGGTCTGCAAGTTAAAGGTATACTACCCACAAGACACAGAGCATCGGGGACTGGGAATCTAAAGCAACAGATTTGGGAGAGGGAGATGGTGGGAAATTTGGAAGGGGGCAGAATAATATTCTGACACAATTAAAACAACTTCTGTTCGTCTCTAATCACTACTGTCCGtcttccaaattatttctttccactCAGTGCCCTCAGATACTCACAGATGCTCCCCTCTTGgattctttctgtctgtctgtctgtctacccctccttcctcccttcctccctccctctgctctaTGGCTTTTATCAAACAATCAAAGCAGTTTCCTCACTCGCATCTTTTGAACTTGATTTTCTGACCTCTACCTCACTGGAATGGCATGGAAGAGCACAGGAACAACGAAGGAGGAATGGTCTTACTCACCAGATCTTTTCCTCCATCGTAGTAATCGATGGCCAGACCTAGAGGTAAATAACAATTAATTGAAGCCCTGGAATGGGCTGGTTGGGCTGAATAAGCAGTCCTCGCTTCTCTGAGGTACAGCTTGCAGAGTGCAAGAGATAGGAAGGAGGTGTCACTCACCAATCAACTTGAGTGTCAAAACACAATGTGGCATTGTCCACTTGATGTCGTAATGCTCTGTGGCTGTGAAGTAATATCCAGCCATAAGGTAAGTCTGAAAGAAACCATTGTTTGGGTTATTCAAACTAATTCCTCCAACTCGTTTTGGTCTGTCTCCACTTTTTCACCTACAGTTGCTACTGGGAAGTGCAGAACTGAACAGAGGGCTGCTTTCTACAAATGGATCCAGTAAGAAAGAGAGTTTTACCATCTGAAAGACGAACGTGGTGAAGACGGCAGTGATTGTGCGACCCATTAGTCTCAGTATGAGGAACTGGATTAGGACACACAGCAAGGAATGAAAGAACTGCATCCCTGTGGGACAGGAAAGAGAGATATGAAgtagaaattatattttcccaTACAGGTCCTCCCAAACCACAGCATGCCCTGGGCCAGGCCTGCTCTTCCCAAACCCATCTTACCAAAATTGAAGTAAGCAATTGAGAGTCCTGTGAACACATTGTAGAGATGAATGAGGTAGGTCTCCTTCTGGAAGAGGAAATAGCGCTGGAACAAGGCAAAAGGATATCCTgagtagaagaggaaaaaaaaaagaggaaagagttgCAAATTAGCATCGACAAGCATTTGTAATGGTCCGGGTTACAGGTTTCTTGAACATGTACTTCACATATATGCATCATCAACACAGGTCACGGTATACATTCCTGACATTGCATTTCCATCTTGGGAGATAGATGCCAGATAAATTACTCTGTATATTatatagaagaaaatactttaacaGGAACATAATTATATCAAAGTTGACATCAAAGTGCAAGAAATTCCAGGATTACAGTTTCTGGCCTCATTCAATAAATGAGCTGGATAATTCTGAAATACACAAATCAGACTTCAGGCTCTGGTTAGTTTCCAAATTCTGTGACAAATACAGTGGAGGTGGCAAGAAgctagatttaaaaaacaaaaaagcaaggaGGGAAATTTTATGGTTAATACCATTACCTTGTCCTAAGAAATTCAATCCCTGCTCCCATCTCAATGAGTTCCTAACATGATGCTGACCAGCTTTAGCCCCAGAGCCCCTGAAGCGAGCTCCAGTAGTatactctttcttttctaactCTCCAATTTCAGATTTGCATCTGATTTGAGAACTACTGGGCACACAAAGCCATAACCAAAATCTACTAGGACTATGCACGTAgcttttttgaaaaaatcaaagctatAAGCATTTCATATTGAGAAGCTAAGATAAATGGAaggagtttttttccttgcactTCCTGTAAGTTAGTTCCTAGCCTGATATAGGAATGCCTCCAGATTATTGATTTGTGGCTCTAGTGAGGGGCAAACATTTGCAAAGTATGCTGGTAGTATGGTGATAAGTGCCATACATTAACCCCTGAGTAGATTAAATTGTGTCATCTAGGTGAGGTTCACATAGCACACAATAAACATTGCCACgtattagaaataaatatattatgttTTATTGCATATTCACACAGGAAGTGTTGTCCCTCTCAGCAGTATGTGAAGACTGTTCACACAAGTAATGTTTCTAAAGGCACGTGTACAAGATGAATTGAGATAGCAGAAGCAACTTTAATTCTGGTGTTTCATAACCTATTCCTTTACTTTGCAAGCTTGTGTTCTTCTAccctgattaaaaaaagaaacaaaaaaatctcctctaccaaaaaaaaaggacattcaTCCCACACCACAATACCGGCATCTACACTGCTTATTAGCCCAGCTGAAGTCTGTAGCAGTGGATAGAGCTCTGCTACCTGCGCTAATGGGGTAATAGTAGCAGCAGGTAGTCATGTTTTACATGGAGGAGTAATAAAAGGTGATGAAATGCACATTTTGCCAAGAAGTgtttgatggatggatggttTCCAAAAAGCAAGGCCAAATCGAATCACTACCgtgagaggaaaggagaaactCTGCCACATTATGTAAAATAGACATATTGCAGTCTGCCAGTGCTAACAGGCTGAGGCACGACTGAAGCCACTTCAAGGTCCTTTCTGTCCCTCCATATCCCTTGAGAGGGAGTCTGGGACTCTTGGGCTCCCTTCCAGATCCTGGACAGCagtctgctctgctgagctcaGATGTATACCTGCTGCATCTTGAAACTGAGCTGCTTCTCCCGGCTTTCTCAGCCTCTTGCCACCCCTCTCAGTTTTCCTGCCTCCTTGTTTgtgttccttcctccttctgtgTTTCCTGCTGGTTTCCATGCCACAGGCTGTTTTCTCGGTCTGAGCGGCCGGCCAGCCCCACATACCACTGCCCTTTGCCCACAGAGCCTGGCAACCTCGCGCCTGCACACTCATCCAGCCTGCTCTTCCCTTCTGCAACAGCAGTTCCAAAGTCCCCTTACCCACACGGTCCTTCTACCTTCCTGGGATGACACCAGAATCAGAAGAACATGCCTCCAATG comes from the Cuculus canorus isolate bCucCan1 chromosome 1, bCucCan1.pri, whole genome shotgun sequence genome and includes:
- the LPCAT3 gene encoding lysophospholipid acyltransferase 5 — its product is MAPAGSGWGLARLAEALGSSEQALRLIVSILMGYPFALFQRYFLFQKETYLIHLYNVFTGLSIAYFNFGMQFFHSLLCVLIQFLILRLMGRTITAVFTTFVFQMTYLMAGYYFTATEHYDIKWTMPHCVLTLKLIGLAIDYYDGGKDLEFLTPEQRRFAVRGVPTLLEVSGFSYFYGAFMVGPQFSMTDYQRLARGEMTDVPGQRPNSFVPALKRLSLGLLFLVTYTLSSLYISDEYLISDEYMEKPFWFRCGYILIWGKIILYKYVTCWLVTEGVCILVGLGYNGKDQNGKPLWNACANMKVWLYETTPLFTGTIASFNINTNAWVARYIFKRLKFLGNKLLSQALALFFLAIWHGLHSGYLVCFQMELLIVIVERQVINLVRDSPALSTLASITALRPVFYVLQQANHWMFMGYSLVPFCLFTWDKWMKVYRSIYFLGHVLFFTLLLVLPYIRRLIVPRKEKLKKAE